The following are encoded in a window of Aromatoleum petrolei genomic DNA:
- a CDS encoding tellurite resistance/C4-dicarboxylate transporter family protein has product MQARLAGLSPAYFGMVMATGIVSLATHLLGMQSVAKALFLLNCVVYVLLWFLTILRVVRYPRLFFDDLIDHLRGPGFFTIVAGTCVLGSQFVVLAADYRTAMALWGGAGVLWIGLTYTIFTGLTVKEHKPPLHQGISGAWLLAVVATQSIAVLSALLAPHVEQPGRLEMNFLALSMWLWGGMLYIWMMSLIFYRYTFFPFSPGDLSPPYWINMGAMAISTLAGSLLILNSPDAPFLLSLLPFIKGFTVFYWATGTWWIPMLLLLFIWRHVYRRFPLRYDPLYWGAVFPLGMYATCTHQMIEAMGFEFLRFLPQLFMYIALAAWATVFVGLARYLLRHVNAFRF; this is encoded by the coding sequence GTGCAAGCCCGGCTGGCCGGATTATCTCCGGCATATTTCGGCATGGTCATGGCAACGGGTATCGTCTCGCTCGCCACACACCTGCTGGGAATGCAGTCCGTGGCCAAGGCGCTGTTCCTGCTCAATTGCGTCGTCTATGTCTTGCTATGGTTTCTGACCATCTTGCGCGTCGTACGCTACCCGCGCCTGTTCTTCGACGATCTGATCGATCACCTTCGCGGGCCCGGTTTCTTCACGATCGTGGCAGGCACGTGCGTACTCGGGAGCCAGTTTGTGGTGCTGGCTGCGGATTACCGCACCGCCATGGCGCTCTGGGGAGGGGCGGGCGTGCTATGGATCGGACTCACCTACACCATCTTCACCGGCCTCACGGTCAAGGAGCACAAGCCGCCGCTGCATCAGGGGATCAGTGGGGCGTGGCTACTGGCCGTCGTGGCGACGCAATCGATCGCGGTGCTCAGCGCATTGCTTGCGCCTCATGTCGAGCAGCCGGGGCGGCTGGAGATGAACTTCCTGGCACTGTCGATGTGGTTGTGGGGCGGCATGCTCTATATCTGGATGATGTCGTTGATCTTCTATCGCTACACGTTCTTTCCGTTCTCGCCCGGTGACTTGTCGCCCCCTTACTGGATCAACATGGGCGCGATGGCAATCTCGACCCTGGCCGGATCGCTGCTCATTCTGAACTCGCCCGATGCCCCCTTCCTGCTTTCGCTGCTGCCGTTCATCAAGGGTTTCACCGTCTTTTACTGGGCGACCGGCACATGGTGGATTCCCATGCTGCTGCTCCTGTTCATCTGGCGGCACGTCTATCGGCGCTTCCCGTTGAGATACGACCCGCTCTACTGGGGCGCGGTCTTCCCCTTGGGCATGTACGCAACCTGCACCCACCAGATGATCGAGGCGATGGGATTCGAGTTCCTCCGCTTCCTGCCGCAGCTGTTCATGTACATCGCGCTTGCCGCGTGGGCGACGGTATTTGTCGGGCTTGCTCGCTACCTTCTGCGACACGTCAACGCATTTCGTTTCTAG
- a CDS encoding gamma-glutamylcyclotransferase family protein → MPLLFSYGTLQQANVQFATFGRQLAGTPDALVGYEQSMVAIDDAEVVRTSGKTHHPIVRYTGEPDARVPGTVFEITDAELEQADRYEVSAYRRVSAALASGGTAWVYVDAKYVTRA, encoded by the coding sequence ATGCCATTGCTCTTTTCGTACGGCACGCTGCAACAGGCGAACGTTCAATTCGCCACCTTCGGTCGGCAGCTCGCCGGCACGCCCGACGCGTTGGTTGGATACGAGCAATCGATGGTCGCGATCGACGATGCGGAGGTTGTTCGCACCAGCGGGAAGACTCATCACCCCATCGTGCGCTACACCGGCGAGCCCGATGCACGAGTACCAGGCACGGTGTTCGAGATCACGGACGCGGAGCTGGAGCAAGCGGACAGGTACGAGGTGTCGGCTTACCGGCGAGTCTCGGCCGCTCTCGCGTCCGGGGGAACGGCTTGGGTCTATGTCGATGCAAAGTACGTAACACGGGCCTGA
- a CDS encoding sigma-54-dependent transcriptional regulator — protein sequence MKGHILIVDDEALYRQLLTSRLGRAGYGLSEAADGEAALECAQQGGVDLALVDIKMPGIDGIEVLKRLKQLDPQIEVVILTGHGNVDSAISAMKLGAFDYLSKPYKLTELDIVVERALEKRMLARRCAALSAEVALLRGGDDAAVIGRSAAWQLTLELVRKAAPLDLPVLVTGESGAGKEIVAGLLHRWSARAAEAYVPLNCGLLDDDLVESELFGHKRGAFSGATADKEGLFEVANGGTLFLDEIGELPAACQAKLLRVLDSGEFRQLGATALRRTDARVVAATHRDLDSLVAEGKFRHDLLYRLNVVHIPVPPLRERVEDIPLLVEHLIRRSARSAVPPRLTPAALARLCAYRWPGNVRELRNAVERLVAFGDGQTIDEDSVCAILRLPLEKPAQFPSPAPAFTDILPLEHIERDYVTWVLERLDGNVSAAAQALGVSRSTVYRVLRSATAVE from the coding sequence ATGAAAGGCCACATCCTGATCGTCGATGACGAGGCGCTGTACCGGCAGCTCCTCACCAGCCGCCTGGGCCGCGCCGGTTACGGGCTGAGCGAGGCCGCCGACGGCGAGGCTGCGCTCGAATGCGCACAGCAGGGCGGCGTCGACCTCGCGCTGGTCGATATCAAGATGCCCGGCATCGACGGCATCGAGGTCCTCAAGCGCCTGAAGCAGCTCGACCCCCAGATCGAAGTCGTGATCCTCACCGGCCACGGCAATGTCGACAGCGCCATTTCGGCGATGAAGCTGGGCGCCTTCGACTACCTTTCGAAGCCCTACAAGCTCACCGAGCTCGACATCGTCGTCGAACGTGCGCTGGAAAAGCGCATGCTTGCGCGCCGCTGCGCCGCCCTCAGCGCCGAAGTCGCTCTCCTGCGCGGTGGCGACGACGCCGCGGTCATCGGCCGCAGCGCGGCATGGCAGCTTACCCTGGAGCTCGTGCGGAAGGCCGCGCCGCTCGACCTGCCCGTCCTCGTCACCGGCGAGAGCGGCGCCGGCAAGGAGATCGTCGCCGGCCTGCTGCACCGCTGGAGTGCGCGCGCAGCGGAAGCCTACGTCCCACTCAACTGCGGCCTGCTCGACGACGACCTGGTCGAAAGCGAACTCTTCGGCCACAAGCGCGGTGCGTTCTCCGGCGCCACGGCGGACAAGGAAGGCCTCTTCGAAGTCGCCAACGGCGGCACGCTGTTCCTCGATGAAATCGGCGAACTCCCCGCCGCCTGCCAAGCCAAGCTGCTGCGCGTGCTCGACTCCGGCGAATTCCGCCAGCTCGGAGCGACCGCGCTGCGCCGCACCGATGCGCGCGTCGTCGCCGCCACGCACCGCGACCTCGACTCGCTCGTCGCCGAAGGCAAGTTCCGCCACGACCTGTTGTACCGCCTCAACGTCGTGCATATCCCGGTGCCGCCGCTGCGCGAGCGTGTCGAGGACATCCCCCTGCTGGTCGAGCACCTCATACGCCGCAGCGCACGTTCCGCCGTGCCGCCCCGACTCACGCCGGCCGCGCTCGCGCGCCTGTGCGCCTACCGCTGGCCCGGCAACGTGCGCGAACTGCGCAACGCCGTCGAGCGCCTCGTCGCATTCGGCGACGGCCAGACCATCGACGAGGACAGCGTGTGCGCGATCCTGCGCCTGCCGCTGGAAAAACCGGCGCAGTTCCCGTCGCCCGCGCCTGCCTTCACCGACATCCTGCCGCTCGAGCACATCGAGCGCGACTACGTGACCTGGGTGCTGGAGCGGCTCGACGGCAACGTCAGCGCCGCCGCACAGGCGCTCGGCGTTTCGCGCTCCACTGTCTATCGCGTGCTGCGCTCGGCGACCGCAGTAGAGTAA
- a CDS encoding MarR family winged helix-turn-helix transcriptional regulator — MALSEISFTLLLADAARLMRHAFVATLEDSPLTLARARVLIHLERNEGIRQVALAERLEIQPMTLVRMIDQLAGEGLVERRSDPADRRAHQLYLTDAARPQLEIIARVGAAVREKALAGMTEAERAQTIALVERICRNLAAE, encoded by the coding sequence GTGGCTCTCAGCGAAATCAGCTTCACGCTCCTCCTTGCCGATGCCGCCCGCCTGATGCGGCACGCCTTTGTCGCCACCCTGGAGGACAGCCCCCTGACGCTCGCACGCGCGCGCGTGCTGATCCATCTGGAGCGCAACGAGGGCATTCGGCAGGTGGCACTGGCGGAGCGCCTTGAAATCCAGCCGATGACACTGGTGCGGATGATCGACCAGCTCGCGGGCGAGGGGCTGGTCGAGCGCCGGTCCGATCCAGCCGACCGGCGCGCGCACCAGCTGTATCTGACCGACGCGGCGCGGCCGCAGCTGGAAATCATCGCGCGGGTGGGCGCCGCGGTGCGCGAGAAGGCGTTGGCCGGGATGACGGAAGCGGAGCGGGCGCAGACGATCGCGCTGGTCGAGCGCATCTGCCGCAATCTCGCGGCGGAATAG